A portion of the Chryseobacterium tructae genome contains these proteins:
- a CDS encoding MotA/TolQ/ExbB proton channel family protein yields the protein MEMNVSKNDEQVVARKAGGLNPAVIIPILLVIGICIWLFVLGNPGNFKADPRLAGASVAFSDVEGKEMHPEGFLGMIYMGGIIVPLLVTFMITVIVFSFERYFVLSKASGSGSVDNFVVKVRSLLNGNKIDEALEECDRQQGSVGNVVKEGLTTYKALAHDTTLNKEQKMVALNKAIEEATTLEMPMLEKNMMILSTLGTVATLVALLGTVIGMIRAFFALGAGGGTPDAAALSIGISEALINTALGIGTSAVAIILYNFFTSKIDGLTYKIDEIAMSIQQSFAEFH from the coding sequence ATGGAAATGAATGTTTCAAAAAATGATGAGCAAGTAGTTGCTAGAAAAGCGGGAGGTTTAAATCCAGCTGTTATTATTCCTATTTTATTAGTAATAGGGATTTGTATTTGGTTATTCGTTTTAGGTAACCCAGGTAATTTTAAAGCTGATCCAAGATTAGCAGGTGCATCAGTAGCGTTTTCTGATGTAGAAGGTAAGGAGATGCATCCAGAAGGGTTTTTAGGGATGATCTACATGGGAGGTATTATTGTACCATTACTTGTAACATTCATGATTACTGTTATTGTTTTCTCATTTGAAAGATACTTTGTATTAAGCAAAGCTTCAGGTTCAGGTAGCGTAGATAACTTTGTAGTAAAAGTAAGAAGCTTACTAAACGGAAACAAAATTGACGAAGCTTTAGAAGAGTGTGACAGACAACAAGGTTCTGTAGGGAACGTTGTAAAAGAAGGTCTTACTACTTATAAGGCACTTGCTCACGATACTACTTTAAATAAAGAGCAGAAAATGGTAGCGCTTAACAAAGCTATCGAAGAAGCTACAACTCTTGAGATGCCAATGCTTGAGAAAAATATGATGATCCTTTCTACTTTAGGTACTGTTGCAACGTTAGTAGCACTACTAGGAACGGTAATCGGGATGATTAGAGCATTCTTCGCACTAGGTGCTGGAGGAGGTACTCCAGATGCAGCAGCTCTATCAATCGGTATTTCTGAAGCCTTGATCAACACGGCATTAGGTATTGGTACTTCTGCAGTAGCGATTATTCTTTATAACTTCTTTACTTCTAAAATTGACGGATTAACTTATAAGATCGACGAGATCGCTATGAGCATCCAACAGTCTTTTGCTGAATTCCACTAA
- a CDS encoding ExbD/TolR family protein, whose protein sequence is MAEVQVQDKSAKGGKVRSKKNNPRVDMTPMVDLNFLLLMFFMFTSTFSKPNVMDLGLPAKPKDDKQKPPPTEIKLSNSISILLGKDNKVFWHQQDQTSLNDQTLMETSFDREGIRKVIEQAKSRAADQSKFTVIIKPTDDAVYKNFVDILDEMAITKSEQYGVTDIKPWEKAVYEKKVGGAAAPAATK, encoded by the coding sequence ATGGCAGAAGTACAAGTACAGGATAAGAGTGCCAAGGGTGGCAAGGTTCGATCCAAGAAAAACAACCCCAGAGTCGATATGACTCCGATGGTTGACCTTAATTTCTTACTATTGATGTTCTTTATGTTTACGTCAACGTTTAGTAAACCTAATGTGATGGATTTGGGTCTTCCGGCTAAACCGAAAGATGATAAACAAAAACCACCTCCAACAGAAATTAAACTTTCAAATTCAATTTCTATATTACTAGGAAAAGACAATAAAGTATTTTGGCACCAGCAGGATCAAACTTCCTTGAATGACCAAACTCTTATGGAAACTAGTTTTGATAGAGAAGGAATTAGAAAAGTAATTGAGCAGGCAAAATCTAGAGCTGCAGATCAAAGTAAATTTACGGTGATCATTAAGCCAACTGACGATGCTGTATATAAGAACTTTGTTGATATTCTTGATGAAATGGCAATTACCAAAAGTGAACAGTACGGTGTTACTGATATCAAGCCTTGGGAAAAAGCTGTTTATGAGAAGAAAGTAGGTGGTGCTGCTGCACCGGCTGCTACAAAGTAA
- a CDS encoding energy transducer TonB: protein MADENVYNQNLTLDEIVFENRNKEYGAYDLRHQYPRLLTKSFIVGTSIFLLVALSPFIYLTIKNLTAPPKTEVKADLLNIEEDDPIIEQPKEEEPPPPPPPPKEEPKIEVIQNVVPEPVKAPKIETPPPPISKQLETTTGLNNQEGVKAPAYTPPPPPPSTGTKTATVEVKANNPNEIYKDVDQSAEYPGGMGALRKFLGENFDTSLMEGGEGTLKAKLKFVVERDGTVSAVTIEEKSPNSDFNNEAIRVVKKLKKWTPAKRNGESVRSYYSVPFTMNFE, encoded by the coding sequence ATGGCAGATGAAAATGTATACAATCAGAATCTTACTTTAGACGAGATTGTATTTGAAAATAGAAACAAGGAATATGGTGCCTATGATCTTAGACATCAGTATCCTAGACTTCTGACAAAATCTTTTATTGTCGGAACATCTATATTCCTTTTGGTAGCTTTGTCTCCGTTCATCTATCTTACAATTAAAAATCTTACAGCTCCGCCTAAGACAGAAGTTAAGGCAGATCTTTTGAATATTGAGGAAGATGATCCGATCATTGAGCAGCCTAAAGAAGAAGAACCACCTCCACCACCTCCACCTCCAAAAGAGGAACCAAAAATTGAGGTAATCCAGAACGTGGTTCCTGAGCCTGTAAAAGCTCCGAAAATTGAAACTCCACCTCCACCAATTTCTAAGCAGTTGGAAACTACAACTGGTTTGAATAATCAGGAGGGAGTAAAAGCTCCGGCTTATACACCACCACCACCACCACCATCTACAGGAACAAAAACTGCAACTGTAGAAGTGAAAGCGAACAACCCTAACGAAATCTACAAAGATGTAGACCAGTCTGCAGAATATCCTGGAGGTATGGGTGCATTAAGAAAATTCTTAGGAGAAAACTTCGATACTTCATTAATGGAAGGAGGTGAAGGTACCCTTAAAGCTAAGCTTAAGTTCGTTGTAGAAAGAGACGGAACTGTTTCTGCAGTTACTATTGAAGAGAAATCTCCAAATAGCGACTTCAACAATGAAGCAATTCGTGTAGTTAAGAAACTTAAAAAATGGACTCCTGCGAAGAGAAACGGGGAGAGCGTTAGATCTTACTATAGCGTACCATTTACTATGAACTTTGAATAA
- a CDS encoding C4-dicarboxylate ABC transporter has product MMFKWLSLIAGLFYIVLGIVVMVYRFFFTILDPIVAYALGGVFALYGIFRIYRAVSEIKKNRNEE; this is encoded by the coding sequence ATGATGTTCAAGTGGTTATCCCTTATAGCGGGATTGTTTTATATTGTATTAGGAATTGTAGTAATGGTCTACAGATTCTTCTTTACTATTTTAGACCCTATTGTTGCGTATGCGCTAGGTGGGGTATTCGCTCTTTATGGGATATTTAGGATCTATAGAGCTGTTTCAGAAATCAAAAAAAACAGAAATGAAGAATAG
- a CDS encoding PstS family phosphate ABC transporter substrate-binding protein gives MKNSFFKTAAVVALSLMIAGCKKKDDNTPSYNKGNLTIFTDGSFQSVTEALADGYMISYPETKIKVETKKEDLGFIDLLNDKAKIIVMSRNLNAEEIKTYEERTQLKFTPARFAADAVVFVVPKDSPKESISMDEISNGLLSDKKDFIFDGTNSSNLNFVAEKLKKQPKDLKFSIIPGNQKVIEELGKYPDKIGVIGLNTFSRPYDKTSEKLRDMVKVLPVVNNGKTYNADSEGLRSMDYPFTRVLYFLANEGGFNIASGFIRFSCTHLGQKIVQKEGLQPYNLYKREVQMH, from the coding sequence ATGAAGAATAGTTTTTTTAAAACTGCAGCAGTTGTTGCTTTAAGTTTGATGATCGCTGGCTGCAAAAAAAAAGACGATAATACTCCTTCTTATAATAAAGGTAATCTAACAATTTTTACGGACGGTTCTTTTCAAAGTGTTACAGAAGCATTGGCTGATGGGTATATGATCAGCTATCCTGAAACAAAGATTAAAGTCGAAACAAAAAAAGAAGACTTAGGTTTTATTGACTTATTAAATGATAAGGCAAAGATTATTGTCATGTCTCGAAACCTTAATGCAGAAGAGATCAAAACTTACGAAGAAAGAACCCAATTAAAATTTACTCCTGCAAGATTTGCAGCAGATGCAGTAGTTTTTGTGGTTCCAAAAGATTCTCCGAAAGAAAGTATCTCTATGGATGAGATCAGTAACGGACTGCTTTCAGACAAAAAAGATTTTATTTTTGATGGAACGAACTCCAGTAATCTGAATTTTGTAGCTGAAAAATTAAAAAAACAGCCGAAAGACCTTAAATTTTCCATTATTCCGGGAAATCAGAAGGTCATTGAGGAATTAGGAAAATATCCGGATAAAATAGGCGTTATAGGACTTAATACTTTCAGCCGACCTTATGACAAAACTTCTGAGAAGTTGAGAGATATGGTGAAAGTTCTTCCGGTAGTTAATAACGGAAAAACATACAATGCCGATTCTGAAGGGCTTCGTTCTATGGACTATCCATTTACCAGAGTTCTTTATTTCCTAGCTAACGAAGGTGGATTCAATATTGCAAGTGGATTCATAAGATTTTCATGTACTCATTTGGGTCAGAAAATTGTTCAAAAAGAAGGCCTACAGCCTTATAACCTCTATAAAAGAGAGGTGCAGATGCATTAA
- a CDS encoding tetratricopeptide repeat protein — protein MKDIMNMNVKKIAFGAAVVFFTGFATAQTLQDGINSIDSDKFAQAKTNFTDMIAKEPTAENYFYLGNTFLKQGEPDYAKATENFNKGLAADGKSFLNKIGLATVKLGKGDKSAVAEIQKIVTDSKEKDADVLFRAAEALTLFEKNSSPDLAIQFLTKAIEKAEKKGVPAHYYYTLGDAYRLKRSPGEAMSAYDKALPLAKNKASVYTRMATLWMAAQIWQKAKESVDKAIAVDPTYAPAYKAMAGYDIRYQQNAKATQDLINYTKYADEDPYTQLEISKLYFTNEDYANSKMVLDKIFDKIEDPIKFKLRAYQSYADKNYVDAKQNMDTFVSQAEKTRVLPADQGLQGLIAAGLAKDEKDAAKKSALTTESQQKIAIAKAAKDETMKWDLELANIAGGGGASQAEADKGPTNPAIEALKKQVAANSQDSDALFKLATAYQDAKNWNGAILTWQKMSALLPDWAPAYYSQGYSYQQAGNNDAAKLAYEKFISTVKPADQEANKQTLAYAYFAVAYMSKDSDAAKAKEYVAKSLQLDPTYQDAVKLNAEINK, from the coding sequence ATGAAAGATATAATGAATATGAATGTAAAGAAGATTGCTTTTGGAGCAGCCGTGGTATTTTTTACCGGTTTTGCCACTGCACAGACATTGCAGGATGGTATTAACAGTATTGACAGTGATAAGTTTGCTCAGGCAAAAACAAACTTCACTGATATGATCGCTAAAGAGCCTACTGCTGAAAACTACTTCTATTTAGGAAATACTTTCTTAAAGCAAGGAGAGCCAGATTATGCAAAAGCTACTGAAAACTTTAACAAAGGATTAGCTGCTGATGGTAAAAGCTTTCTTAACAAGATCGGTTTAGCTACCGTGAAGTTAGGTAAAGGTGACAAAAGCGCTGTTGCTGAAATTCAGAAAATAGTAACTGATTCTAAAGAAAAAGATGCTGACGTATTATTTAGAGCAGCTGAAGCTTTAACTTTATTTGAAAAAAACAGTTCTCCGGATCTTGCGATTCAATTCCTTACTAAAGCCATTGAAAAAGCTGAGAAAAAAGGAGTTCCTGCCCATTACTATTATACATTAGGAGATGCTTACAGATTAAAAAGATCTCCAGGTGAAGCAATGTCTGCTTATGACAAAGCATTGCCATTAGCTAAAAATAAAGCTTCCGTTTATACAAGAATGGCAACTTTATGGATGGCTGCACAAATCTGGCAGAAAGCAAAAGAAAGTGTTGATAAAGCTATTGCTGTAGACCCTACCTATGCACCTGCATACAAAGCAATGGCTGGATATGATATCAGATACCAGCAAAATGCAAAGGCTACACAAGACCTTATCAACTATACAAAATACGCTGATGAAGATCCATATACTCAATTAGAAATTTCAAAATTATACTTCACTAACGAAGATTACGCAAACTCTAAGATGGTATTGGATAAGATCTTTGATAAAATCGAAGATCCAATTAAGTTCAAATTAAGAGCTTATCAATCTTATGCAGACAAAAACTATGTTGATGCTAAGCAAAACATGGATACTTTCGTATCTCAAGCAGAGAAAACAAGAGTATTGCCTGCTGACCAAGGCCTACAAGGACTTATCGCTGCAGGACTAGCAAAAGATGAAAAAGATGCTGCTAAGAAATCTGCTTTAACAACAGAATCTCAACAGAAAATCGCTATTGCTAAAGCAGCAAAAGATGAGACTATGAAATGGGATTTGGAATTAGCAAACATCGCTGGCGGTGGAGGTGCTTCTCAGGCAGAAGCTGATAAAGGGCCTACTAACCCTGCCATTGAAGCATTAAAAAAACAGGTAGCTGCTAACAGCCAGGATTCTGATGCTTTATTTAAATTGGCAACAGCTTACCAAGATGCTAAAAACTGGAACGGAGCAATCCTTACATGGCAGAAAATGTCTGCTCTTCTTCCGGATTGGGCACCCGCTTATTACAGCCAAGGATATTCTTACCAACAGGCTGGTAACAACGACGCGGCTAAATTAGCTTACGAAAAATTCATCAGCACTGTAAAGCCTGCTGATCAGGAAGCAAACAAGCAAACTTTAGCGTACGCTTACTTTGCTGTAGCTTACATGAGCAAAGATTCTGATGCTGCAAAAGCTAAAGAATATGTAGCGAAGTCATTACAGCTAGATCCTACTTATCAGGATGCTGTAAAACTAAATGCTGAGATCAACAAATAA
- the bshB1 gene encoding bacillithiol biosynthesis deacetylase BshB1, with protein MKTDILAFGAHPDDVELGCGGTIAKMVAEGKKCVVVDLTRGELGTRGTDETRKAEAADAAKILGLSARENLGMKDGFLVNSEEYQMRIVKMIRKYRPEIVLANAIDDRHPDHAKGAKLVSDACFLSGLRKIETVEEGEAQEVWRPKHVFHYIQWKDIKPEFVIDISEFLDKKIASCMAYKTQFYDPTSKEPETPITTKDFFESLTYRAQDLGRLSGVTYAEGFTSERLISLKNFDGIVW; from the coding sequence ATGAAAACTGATATACTTGCTTTTGGAGCACACCCTGATGATGTAGAGTTGGGATGTGGCGGAACTATTGCTAAAATGGTTGCTGAAGGAAAAAAATGTGTTGTAGTAGATCTTACCCGAGGAGAACTCGGAACAAGAGGTACGGATGAAACCAGAAAAGCAGAAGCTGCCGATGCGGCAAAGATCCTTGGACTTTCTGCAAGAGAGAATCTGGGAATGAAAGATGGCTTTTTGGTAAATTCAGAAGAATATCAAATGAGGATTGTAAAAATGATCCGCAAATACAGGCCGGAAATCGTCTTAGCCAATGCGATTGATGATAGACATCCAGACCATGCAAAAGGAGCGAAATTAGTATCAGACGCGTGCTTTTTGTCTGGATTGAGAAAAATTGAAACGGTTGAGGAAGGGGAAGCTCAGGAAGTATGGAGACCGAAGCATGTTTTCCATTATATTCAGTGGAAAGATATCAAACCGGAGTTCGTTATTGATATTTCCGAATTTCTTGATAAAAAGATTGCGTCATGCATGGCTTATAAAACCCAATTTTATGACCCAACTTCTAAAGAGCCGGAGACTCCAATTACCACAAAAGACTTTTTTGAGAGTTTGACATACCGGGCACAGGATTTAGGCCGATTATCGGGAGTAACTTACGCTGAGGGCTTTACGTCAGAAAGATTAATTTCTTTGAAAAATTTTGACGGAATTGTTTGGTAG
- a CDS encoding DUF4132 domain-containing protein, translating into MEITKKLESKKLINNYYEKLRKDLIEMSEKGISTQVFPEKPLLKKEVAELAVFLMGKTNYYQAMTLGSKEAEKFKELIKPNIWEDPDYYQLLVYYFGENAELVKYAWSRMPYKMYQKSYYRRSFRAPHNEKHIQLNQANLIRELLRFTAKNSYDNEYYDLSLQEQIIYDNSVFNNSHQYYIWSAAIDTGDTDIYQLIEDIVFNKHNEGKVSLNIIKTLLNSEQKHCWELVEKLLLAAQRQEGLRQTILEALDETSIGALEYMINVIIEQKLTRFSSVVRGVDTWTGLGWEAEKESVVKAILSLASTYFSNPEQIPSAIKSPNNNEVYMALWVQGVWDVDKTIPYLHELFDKGSVDKKCLAIKFAAETDDPYIQMPLYYKAVLEGNVEVLAFVGTHMSALLSANTSTKFFINNPDYPNFFEKLHELTQKIEVKEKKFEGKVFSWLNATFKKSDLYASMFYLVGEDRKKLDLVISYFDQFDLSLRELLARDILREFYCYSLSYAVGKKKLKVTAFQKEFAFKILKDRGEALIASAINVLLQDPLSKEEIMVFFDLFKRKGGVLRKKLIELVIEQKDDVVTPLVEELMDKGDLEQRAASLDIMLQLQKEKRAAAQITNWTKQYTERSKITEREQGLLDQINPSGDQTILSEDNGYGFYDPNVVSKFALPKVESNSVYAQATKKDKYGFTKPMDAIKAEIKKLNDLFLHHKDHEYESDEWDGSVTTLLLGNTFRQIKRDTDGFTATQLAENYPLHEVWEQWYLDSGLQPRDLFLLTLAESCDRKVFREFMENYVFYYKDVLINPLKGRYAWENPILTILNSLKDKFVFEERIDFAIDAASTLFANLPESIINYKGKDNNDYYYQDQGNGWQKLDFFMPFLWAIPKTGLTDEQHIKQWNLYRWMQYNGLNENIKKSVPNFYFFCKAYELKLITKEELYEGILTADSAIRELTTVKVNYYNNEKYLEVFPFLKPMMTEIQNKFLDIELIRGDSNTAVSHFVQQFQTIYGANRFVQILKGLGKLGLYANYIYSYGNESMTKQKLFSKLISECYPLESDTQKLFNEMMKNEKISELRLIQAAVYAPQWQSLVSSYLGWKGLDSAIWWMHAHTKTGAYEAQNAKLESEVAKYSSVDIQDFKDGAVDKDWFTKAYKELGKVRWEMLYESAKYISDGNGHRRARLYSDTLSGSLKIKEVTAKVKDKRDQDYLRVYGLVPLSKTNPEKDVLSRYEYIQQFKKESKEFGSMKQSSEALAIRVALENLARNAGYPDPVRLTWAMETKQIQGLLSKDTQVTIDGVTVGLIIEDNGKAELVVFRDDKQLKSIPPKIKKDKAIVELGNNRKIMREQWTRSRKGLEEAMIRGDEFFLKEIKTLFEHPVIVKHLEKLVFISNDHTIGFYHDGNLVNAHGEIQELSEESTLRIAHCVDLHEHSVWSDYQHYCFKEKLIQPFKQIFRELYVPTPDELKEKSISRRYAGHQIQPKQTLALLKTRGWKVDYEEGLQKVYHKEGFQVKLYAMADWFSPADIESPTLETIEFHSLKDYKNIHLKTLIQDYSRK; encoded by the coding sequence ATGGAAATCACAAAAAAATTAGAATCGAAAAAGCTAATTAATAATTACTATGAAAAACTACGGAAAGACCTTATAGAAATGTCAGAAAAGGGAATTTCTACACAGGTATTTCCTGAAAAACCCTTACTGAAGAAAGAGGTTGCTGAACTGGCAGTATTCCTGATGGGAAAAACCAATTACTATCAGGCCATGACATTAGGCTCAAAAGAAGCAGAAAAGTTTAAAGAACTTATAAAGCCCAATATTTGGGAAGATCCGGACTATTATCAATTGTTGGTTTACTATTTCGGTGAAAATGCTGAACTGGTAAAATATGCATGGAGCAGGATGCCTTATAAAATGTATCAGAAAAGCTATTACCGCCGTTCATTCAGGGCTCCCCATAATGAAAAACACATCCAACTTAATCAAGCGAACCTGATTCGAGAGTTGTTGCGTTTTACCGCTAAAAATTCATATGACAATGAATATTACGACCTCTCATTGCAAGAGCAAATTATTTATGATAATAGTGTCTTTAATAATTCCCATCAGTATTATATCTGGTCAGCTGCGATTGATACAGGAGATACAGACATTTATCAACTTATTGAAGATATTGTTTTCAATAAACATAACGAAGGTAAAGTATCTCTGAATATTATTAAAACTTTACTTAATAGTGAGCAAAAACACTGTTGGGAACTTGTAGAAAAGCTTTTACTTGCGGCTCAGCGACAAGAAGGATTAAGACAAACTATTCTGGAGGCATTAGACGAAACGAGTATTGGGGCTTTGGAATATATGATCAATGTAATTATTGAACAAAAACTGACCCGTTTTTCTTCCGTAGTACGCGGAGTAGATACCTGGACAGGATTAGGTTGGGAAGCTGAGAAAGAATCTGTAGTAAAAGCAATACTATCATTAGCTTCTACTTACTTCAGTAATCCTGAACAAATTCCCAGTGCAATCAAAAGTCCAAATAATAATGAAGTTTATATGGCTCTTTGGGTGCAGGGAGTTTGGGATGTAGATAAGACTATTCCTTACCTGCATGAATTGTTTGATAAGGGAAGTGTGGATAAAAAATGTCTGGCGATCAAATTTGCAGCTGAAACAGATGACCCATATATTCAAATGCCTTTGTATTATAAAGCGGTATTAGAAGGTAATGTGGAAGTGCTGGCTTTTGTGGGTACTCATATGTCAGCATTATTAAGTGCTAATACCAGTACTAAATTCTTCATCAATAACCCTGATTACCCGAACTTTTTTGAAAAACTTCATGAGCTTACTCAAAAAATAGAAGTTAAAGAAAAGAAATTTGAAGGAAAAGTATTTTCATGGCTGAATGCTACCTTCAAAAAAAGTGATTTGTATGCTTCCATGTTCTATCTGGTAGGAGAAGATCGTAAGAAACTGGATCTGGTTATTTCTTATTTTGATCAATTTGACCTTTCATTGCGTGAATTATTGGCTCGGGATATATTACGTGAGTTTTACTGTTATTCCCTGTCGTATGCGGTAGGAAAAAAGAAATTGAAAGTAACGGCTTTTCAAAAGGAATTTGCATTTAAAATTTTAAAAGATAGAGGTGAAGCTTTGATTGCATCAGCAATTAACGTATTACTTCAAGATCCTTTAAGTAAAGAAGAAATCATGGTTTTCTTTGATCTCTTTAAAAGAAAAGGGGGAGTGCTTCGTAAAAAGCTTATAGAACTTGTTATTGAACAGAAAGACGATGTTGTAACTCCGTTAGTTGAAGAATTAATGGATAAAGGAGACCTGGAACAGCGTGCAGCCTCGTTGGATATAATGCTTCAGCTTCAAAAAGAAAAAAGAGCAGCTGCTCAGATTACGAATTGGACAAAACAATACACTGAGAGATCAAAAATAACAGAAAGAGAACAAGGCTTATTGGATCAAATCAACCCATCCGGAGATCAGACTATTCTTTCTGAAGACAATGGATATGGTTTTTATGATCCTAATGTTGTGTCAAAATTTGCATTACCAAAGGTAGAATCTAATTCGGTATATGCTCAGGCTACTAAAAAGGATAAATATGGGTTTACAAAACCTATGGATGCTATAAAAGCGGAAATAAAGAAGCTTAATGACTTATTCCTGCACCATAAAGATCACGAATATGAATCTGATGAATGGGATGGGTCGGTAACAACTTTGTTGCTGGGAAATACTTTTCGTCAGATAAAAAGAGATACAGATGGTTTCACAGCTACCCAATTGGCAGAAAACTATCCTTTGCATGAAGTTTGGGAGCAATGGTATCTGGATTCAGGTTTACAGCCGAGAGATTTGTTTTTATTAACATTAGCTGAAAGTTGTGATAGAAAAGTTTTCAGAGAATTTATGGAGAACTATGTATTCTACTATAAAGATGTTTTAATAAATCCATTGAAAGGAAGATATGCGTGGGAAAATCCGATTTTGACCATATTAAATTCATTAAAAGATAAATTTGTATTTGAAGAACGTATAGATTTTGCGATAGATGCAGCCAGTACACTCTTCGCTAATCTTCCTGAGAGTATTATCAACTATAAAGGAAAAGATAATAATGATTACTATTACCAGGATCAAGGAAATGGTTGGCAAAAACTCGATTTTTTCATGCCTTTCTTATGGGCTATTCCAAAAACAGGACTTACGGACGAACAGCATATCAAACAATGGAATTTATACCGTTGGATGCAGTATAATGGATTGAACGAAAATATTAAAAAATCGGTTCCTAATTTTTATTTCTTCTGCAAAGCTTATGAATTAAAACTTATCACAAAAGAAGAGCTATACGAAGGAATTTTAACGGCTGATTCAGCGATTAGAGAGCTTACAACAGTTAAAGTTAATTATTATAACAACGAAAAATATCTTGAGGTATTTCCTTTCCTGAAACCTATGATGACGGAAATACAGAATAAGTTCCTAGATATAGAACTCATCCGCGGAGATTCGAATACAGCAGTTTCTCATTTTGTACAACAATTTCAGACCATATATGGAGCGAATCGTTTTGTTCAGATTCTGAAAGGCCTTGGAAAATTAGGATTATATGCTAATTACATCTATAGCTATGGTAATGAAAGTATGACCAAGCAGAAGTTATTCTCCAAATTGATTTCAGAATGTTATCCTTTAGAAAGTGATACACAAAAGCTGTTCAATGAAATGATGAAGAATGAGAAGATTTCAGAGCTTCGTTTGATTCAGGCAGCAGTGTATGCGCCGCAATGGCAGTCTCTTGTTAGCAGTTATTTAGGCTGGAAAGGTCTGGATTCTGCAATTTGGTGGATGCATGCCCATACCAAAACCGGAGCTTATGAGGCTCAGAATGCAAAACTGGAAAGTGAAGTAGCCAAATATTCATCGGTGGATATCCAGGATTTTAAAGATGGAGCGGTGGATAAAGATTGGTTTACAAAAGCCTATAAAGAACTTGGTAAAGTCCGTTGGGAAATGTTGTATGAGTCTGCGAAATATATATCAGACGGAAACGGGCACAGAAGAGCAAGATTATATTCCGATACCTTATCCGGAAGTCTAAAGATCAAAGAAGTTACAGCTAAAGTAAAAGATAAACGTGATCAGGATTATCTTCGGGTTTATGGATTGGTTCCATTAAGCAAAACAAATCCGGAGAAAGATGTATTGAGTCGATATGAGTATATTCAACAGTTTAAGAAAGAAAGCAAAGAGTTTGGCTCTATGAAACAATCGAGTGAAGCATTAGCCATTCGTGTCGCTTTGGAAAATTTAGCCAGAAATGCGGGATATCCTGATCCGGTAAGGCTTACCTGGGCGATGGAAACCAAGCAGATTCAAGGTCTGTTATCAAAAGATACTCAGGTAACCATTGATGGGGTGACAGTAGGTTTAATCATAGAAGATAATGGGAAAGCAGAGCTTGTTGTCTTCAGGGATGATAAACAATTGAAATCTATTCCTCCAAAAATTAAAAAAGATAAAGCGATTGTAGAATTGGGCAATAACCGCAAGATTATGCGTGAACAATGGACGCGCTCCAGAAAAGGATTGGAGGAAGCTATGATAAGAGGGGACGAATTCTTTTTAAAAGAAATTAAAACCCTTTTTGAACATCCGGTTATTGTTAAGCACTTAGAGAAATTGGTATTTATTTCCAATGATCATACAATAGGATTCTATCATGATGGAAACCTTGTGAATGCTCATGGAGAAATTCAGGAATTGAGCGAAGAAAGTACTTTACGCATTGCCCATTGTGTAGATCTTCATGAACATTCTGTATGGAGCGATTATCAGCATTATTGCTTTAAAGAAAAGCTTATACAGCCATTTAAACAGATTTTCAGAGAACTCTATGTTCCTACACCTGACGAGTTGAAGGAAAAATCTATTTCACGCCGCTATGCCGGACATCAGATTCAACCAAAACAGACATTGGCATTGCTTAAAACAAGAGGCTGGAAGGTAGATTATGAGGAAGGATTGCAAAAAGTATATCATAAAGAAGGTTTCCAGGTGAAGCTATATGCAATGGCAGACTGGTTCTCGCCTGCTGATATAGAAAGTCCAACGCTGGAAACCATAGAATTTCATTCTTTAAAGGATTATAAGAACATTCATTTGAAGACATTAATCCAAGACTATTCTCGGAAGTGA
- a CDS encoding DUF3276 family protein, producing the protein MSEYKERHENEIFTKVLKAGRRTYFFDVRETKAGDYYLTITESKKNFGENGEATFEKHKIYLYKEDFKSFQEMFNESTDFIINEKGEDVISEKHDKDFKSRSYTIDSDDEV; encoded by the coding sequence ATGAGTGAATACAAGGAACGCCATGAAAATGAGATTTTCACTAAGGTGTTAAAAGCAGGGAGAAGAACTTATTTCTTTGATGTGCGCGAGACGAAAGCAGGAGATTATTATCTTACAATCACTGAGAGTAAGAAGAATTTCGGAGAGAATGGGGAAGCTACATTCGAGAAGCATAAAATTTACCTTTACAAGGAAGATTTTAAGAGTTTTCAGGAGATGTTTAATGAGTCCACAGATTTCATCATTAACGAAAAGGGTGAGGATGTAATTTCAGAAAAACATGACAAAGATTTCAAAAGCAGATCTTACACTATAGATTCTGACGACGAAGTTTAA